From one Enterobacter kobei genomic stretch:
- the purR gene encoding HTH-type transcriptional repressor PurR yields the protein MATIKDVAKRANVSTTTVSHVINKTRFVAEETRNAVWAAIKELHYSPSAVARSLKVNHTKSIGLLATSSEAPYFAEIIEAVEKNCFQKGYTLILGNAWNNLEKQRAYLSMMAQKRVDGLMVMCSEYPDPLLRMLEEYRHIPMVVMDWGEAKADFTDSVIDNAFEGGYMAGRYLIERGHREIGVIPGPLERNTGAGRLAGFMKAMEEALIKVPENWIVQGDFEPESGYRAMQQILSQPHRPTAVFCGGDVMAMGALCGADEMGLRVPQDVSLIGYDNVRNARFFTPALTTIHQPKDSLGETAFNMLMDRIVSKREESQSIEVHPRLIERRSVADGPFRDYRR from the coding sequence ATGGCAACAATTAAAGATGTAGCGAAACGCGCAAACGTTTCCACTACAACCGTATCACATGTTATTAACAAAACCCGTTTTGTCGCGGAAGAAACGCGCAACGCGGTGTGGGCAGCCATTAAAGAGCTGCATTATTCCCCCAGCGCCGTGGCGCGCAGTCTGAAGGTGAACCATACCAAGTCGATTGGCTTGCTGGCGACCAGCAGCGAAGCGCCCTACTTTGCTGAGATCATTGAAGCGGTTGAAAAAAACTGCTTCCAGAAGGGCTATACCCTGATCCTCGGCAATGCCTGGAACAATCTTGAGAAGCAGCGCGCTTATCTGTCGATGATGGCGCAGAAGCGCGTCGACGGGCTGATGGTGATGTGTTCCGAATACCCGGACCCGTTGTTGCGCATGCTGGAAGAGTACCGTCATATCCCGATGGTCGTGATGGACTGGGGCGAAGCAAAAGCCGACTTTACCGACTCGGTAATCGATAACGCTTTTGAAGGCGGCTACATGGCAGGCCGTTATCTGATCGAGCGCGGCCACCGTGAAATCGGCGTGATCCCCGGCCCGCTGGAGCGTAACACCGGCGCAGGCCGACTGGCGGGCTTTATGAAGGCGATGGAAGAAGCGCTGATCAAGGTGCCGGAGAACTGGATCGTGCAGGGCGATTTTGAGCCGGAATCCGGCTACCGCGCCATGCAGCAGATCCTGTCCCAGCCACATCGCCCTACCGCGGTATTCTGCGGCGGCGACGTGATGGCGATGGGCGCGCTCTGTGGTGCTGATGAAATGGGTCTGCGCGTGCCGCAGGACGTGTCGCTGATTGGTTATGATAACGTGCGCAACGCGCGTTTCTTCACCCCGGCGCTGACCACCATTCACCAGCCTAAAGACTCGCTCGGTGAAACGGCCTTCAATATGCTGATGGACAGGATCGTCAGCAAACGCGAAGAGTCGCAGTCCATTGAGGTGCATCCGCGCCTGATTGAACGCCGCTCCGTCGCCGACGGTCCGTTCCGCGATTACCGCCGCTAA
- the punR gene encoding DNA-binding transcriptional activator PunR, which produces MWSEYSLEVVDAVDRTGSFSAAAQELHRVPSAVSYTVRQLEEWLAVPLFERRHRDVVLTPAGRWFLKEGRSVIKKMQITRQQCQQIANGWRGQLSIAVDNIVRPERSRQMIVDFYRHFSDVELIVFQEVFNGVWDALADGRVELAIGATQAVPVGGRYAFRDMGKLSWKCVVSSQHPLATMDGPLSDDTLRNWPSLVREDTSRSLPKRITWLLDNQRRIVAPDWESSAACLSAGLCIGMVPAHFAKPWLDRGEWVALPLENPFPDAACCLTWQQNDNSPALSWLLDYLGDSETLNNEWLREPA; this is translated from the coding sequence ATGTGGTCAGAATATTCGCTTGAAGTCGTTGATGCGGTGGACCGAACCGGTAGCTTCAGCGCAGCGGCGCAGGAGTTGCACCGGGTGCCCTCGGCCGTGAGCTATACCGTGCGGCAACTGGAAGAGTGGCTGGCGGTACCGCTATTTGAACGGCGTCATCGTGACGTGGTGTTAACCCCGGCGGGGCGCTGGTTTTTAAAGGAGGGGCGATCTGTTATCAAAAAAATGCAGATCACCCGCCAGCAATGTCAGCAGATCGCCAACGGCTGGCGGGGCCAGCTTTCCATCGCGGTGGATAATATTGTCAGGCCCGAGCGCAGCCGGCAGATGATCGTCGACTTCTACCGGCATTTCTCGGATGTGGAACTGATCGTTTTTCAGGAAGTGTTCAATGGCGTATGGGACGCGCTGGCGGACGGACGCGTTGAACTGGCGATTGGGGCGACCCAGGCGGTGCCGGTCGGTGGACGTTATGCTTTCCGGGATATGGGGAAGCTGAGCTGGAAATGTGTGGTTTCCAGCCAGCATCCGCTGGCTACGATGGACGGACCGCTCAGTGATGACACGTTGCGCAACTGGCCGTCGCTGGTGCGCGAAGACACTTCCCGCTCGCTGCCGAAGCGTATCACCTGGCTACTGGATAACCAGCGCCGCATCGTGGCCCCAGACTGGGAGTCATCGGCGGCATGCCTGTCGGCGGGACTCTGTATCGGGATGGTACCCGCGCACTTTGCTAAGCCCTGGCTCGATCGCGGGGAGTGGGTGGCGTTGCCACTGGAAAACCCGTTCCCGGACGCCGCCTGCTGCCTGACGTGGCAGCAAAATGACAATTCACCCGCTTTAAGCTGGCTGCTGGATTATTTAGGGGACAGTGAAACGCTGAATAACGAATGGTTGCGGGAGCCAGCGTGA
- the punC gene encoding purine nucleoside transporter PunC, translated as MKPGKGFLVWLAGLSVLGFLATDMYLPAFAVIQNDLQTPAAAVSASLSLFLAGFAIAQLAWGPLSDNYGRRPVLLSGLALFAVGCLGMLWVRDATWLLVLRFVQAIGVCAAAVTWQALVTDHYPAHRTNRIFATIMPLVGLSPALAPLLGSWILAHFSWQMIFMTLFVITLVLMLPALRLKPVVKKTTSNDVPLTFATLLRSRDYRGNVLIYAACSASFFAWLTGSPFILSDMGYGPAAIGLSYVPQTIAFLIGGYGCRAALQKWQGKQLLPWLLVIYALSVVGTWLAGLLAGQSLTALLVPFCVMAMANGAIYPIVVAQALRPFPQATGRAAALQNTLQLGLCFLASLLVSALIGTPLLTTTSVMLVTVLLSAIGYRMQRHSADETDGETATV; from the coding sequence ATGAAACCTGGAAAAGGATTTTTAGTCTGGCTGGCGGGGTTAAGCGTACTGGGCTTTCTGGCTACAGATATGTATTTACCCGCCTTCGCCGTTATTCAGAATGACTTACAAACCCCGGCGGCTGCCGTCAGCGCCAGTCTGAGTCTGTTTTTAGCTGGCTTTGCCATTGCGCAGCTGGCGTGGGGGCCGCTGTCTGATAACTATGGTCGCCGCCCGGTGCTGTTGAGCGGTCTGGCGCTCTTTGCCGTCGGCTGTCTGGGCATGCTGTGGGTGCGTGACGCCACCTGGCTGCTGGTGCTGCGTTTTGTACAGGCTATCGGCGTTTGCGCCGCAGCGGTCACCTGGCAGGCGCTGGTCACGGATCACTATCCGGCGCACCGCACTAACCGTATTTTCGCCACCATTATGCCGCTGGTCGGCCTGTCCCCGGCGCTTGCCCCGCTGCTGGGAAGCTGGATCCTCGCGCATTTCTCATGGCAAATGATTTTTATGACGCTGTTCGTCATCACCCTCGTACTGATGCTGCCCGCGCTGCGCCTGAAACCGGTGGTGAAAAAAACCACCAGCAACGACGTGCCGCTGACCTTTGCCACCCTGCTGCGCTCCCGCGACTATCGCGGTAACGTGCTGATCTACGCCGCCTGCTCCGCCAGCTTCTTCGCCTGGTTGACCGGTTCGCCGTTTATCCTCAGCGATATGGGTTACGGGCCGGCGGCGATTGGTCTGAGCTATGTTCCGCAAACCATCGCTTTTCTGATCGGTGGCTACGGTTGTCGCGCGGCGCTGCAAAAATGGCAGGGTAAACAATTACTGCCATGGTTACTGGTGATCTACGCCCTGAGCGTGGTGGGCACCTGGCTGGCGGGTCTACTGGCTGGTCAATCCCTGACCGCCCTGCTGGTGCCCTTCTGTGTGATGGCAATGGCGAACGGGGCGATCTACCCGATTGTGGTGGCGCAGGCGCTGCGGCCGTTCCCGCAGGCGACCGGTCGTGCAGCGGCACTGCAAAACACCCTGCAACTGGGCCTCTGCTTCCTGGCCAGCCTGCTGGTGTCCGCCCTTATCGGCACGCCGCTGTTGACCACGACCAGTGTGATGCTGGTGACGGTATTGCTGTCCGCGATCGGCTACCGCATGCAGCGTCACAGCGCAGACGAAACGGACGGCGAAACGGCTACCGTATAA
- the cfa gene encoding cyclopropane fatty acyl phospholipid synthase has translation MSSSCIEDVSIRDDDWFRIVSELLGRAGITINGSAPADIQVKNPRFFKRVLQEGSLGLGESYMDGWWECDRLDIFFNNVLRAGLENQLPHHLKDTLRIAGARLFNLQSKRRAWIVGKEHYDLGNDLFSRMLDPQMQYSCAYWKDASTLEDAQLAKLKLICEKLQLKPGQRVLDIGCGWGGLAQYMALHYGVSVVGVTISAEQQKMAQERCRDLDVTILLQDYRDLNEQFDRIVSVGMFEHVGPKNYATYFDVVDRNLKPDGLFLLHTIGSNKTDHRVDPWINKYIFPNGCLPSVRQIATASEPHFVMEDWHNFGADYDTTLMAWHSRFQATWPEIAGNYSERFKRMFSYYLNACAGAFRARDIQLWQVVFSRGAERGLRVAR, from the coding sequence ATGAGTTCATCGTGCATAGAAGACGTCAGCATACGGGATGATGACTGGTTTCGTATCGTAAGCGAACTGCTTGGTCGGGCGGGGATCACTATCAATGGTTCAGCACCGGCAGATATTCAGGTCAAGAATCCTCGTTTTTTTAAACGCGTGCTTCAGGAAGGATCGCTGGGGCTGGGTGAAAGTTATATGGATGGCTGGTGGGAGTGCGACCGGCTGGACATTTTCTTCAACAATGTGCTGCGCGCCGGTCTTGAAAACCAGCTGCCGCACCATCTCAAAGATACGCTGCGTATAGCAGGTGCCAGATTATTTAATTTGCAGAGCAAGCGCCGGGCATGGATCGTCGGCAAAGAGCATTACGATTTAGGTAATGACCTGTTCAGCCGCATGCTCGATCCGCAAATGCAATACTCTTGCGCCTACTGGAAGGATGCCTCGACGCTGGAAGACGCCCAGCTTGCCAAACTGAAGCTGATCTGCGAAAAGTTACAGCTTAAGCCAGGTCAACGTGTACTGGATATCGGCTGCGGCTGGGGCGGACTTGCGCAATATATGGCGCTGCATTATGGCGTCAGCGTCGTGGGCGTGACGATTTCGGCAGAACAGCAAAAAATGGCGCAGGAACGCTGCCGCGATCTGGATGTGACTATTCTGTTGCAGGATTATCGCGATCTGAATGAGCAGTTTGACCGCATCGTCTCCGTCGGTATGTTTGAGCACGTCGGCCCGAAAAACTACGCCACCTATTTTGACGTGGTGGATCGCAATCTTAAGCCAGACGGCCTGTTTTTACTGCACACTATCGGTTCCAACAAAACGGACCACCGCGTCGATCCCTGGATCAATAAGTACATCTTCCCTAATGGCTGCCTGCCGTCGGTGCGGCAAATTGCCACCGCCAGCGAACCGCACTTTGTGATGGAAGACTGGCATAACTTCGGGGCGGATTATGATACGACCTTGATGGCGTGGCATAGCCGTTTTCAGGCGACATGGCCTGAGATTGCCGGAAATTATTCCGAGCGGTTTAAACGGATGTTCAGCTACTATCTCAATGCCTGCGCGGGCGCATTTCGCGCGCGGGATATTCAGCTCTGGCAGGTGGTATTCAGTCGGGGTGCGGAGCGCGGTTTGCGCGTGGCACGTTAA
- a CDS encoding riboflavin synthase subunit alpha, which translates to MFTGIVQGTAKVVSIDEKPNFRTHVVELPDTMLDGLETGASVAHNGCCLTVTEINGNLISFDLMKETLRITNLGELAPGDYVNVERAAKFSDEIGGHLMSGHIITTAEVVKILASENNRQIWFKVQDPTLMKYILYKGFIGIDGISLTVGEVTPTRFCVHLIPETLERTTLSAKKLGSRVNIEIDPQTQAVVDTVERVMAARVVVVERDE; encoded by the coding sequence ATGTTTACCGGTATTGTACAGGGCACGGCAAAAGTGGTGTCCATCGATGAGAAACCCAATTTCCGCACCCACGTCGTTGAGCTGCCAGACACCATGCTGGATGGGCTGGAGACAGGCGCTTCCGTGGCGCACAACGGTTGCTGCCTGACCGTAACGGAAATTAACGGCAATCTTATCAGCTTCGACTTAATGAAAGAGACGCTGCGTATTACCAATCTCGGTGAATTAGCCCCCGGCGATTATGTGAATGTTGAACGCGCGGCAAAATTCAGTGATGAAATTGGTGGGCATTTAATGTCGGGTCATATTATCACCACGGCGGAAGTGGTTAAGATCCTGGCGTCAGAAAATAATCGCCAGATCTGGTTTAAAGTCCAGGACCCGACGCTGATGAAATATATTCTTTATAAAGGATTTATCGGCATTGACGGTATTAGCCTGACGGTAGGCGAGGTGACGCCGACCCGCTTTTGCGTACACCTGATCCCGGAAACGCTGGAGCGCACGACGCTTAGCGCTAAAAAACTGGGCAGTCGGGTGAATATCGAGATCGATCCGCAAACCCAGGCGGTGGTGGACACCGTCGAACGCGTGATGGCGGCCCGGGTTGTGGTGGTTGAACGCGACGAATAA
- the mdtK gene encoding MdtK family multidrug efflux MATE transporter has translation MQKYFLEARQLLALAIPVIIAQIAQTAMGFVDTVMAGGYSATDMAAVAIGTSIWLPAILFGHGLLLALTPTVAQLNGSGRRERIAHQVRQGFWLAGGVSILIMIVLWNAGHIIHAMHNIDPELADKAVRYLRALLWGAPGYLFFQVARNQCEGLAKTKPGMVFGFIGLLVNIPINYVLIYGHFGMPEMGGVGCGVATATVYWMMFVCMVSYIKRARSMRDIRNDMRFGKPDYPVLLRLAQLGLPIALALFFEVTLFAVVALLVSPLGIVDVAGHQIALNFSSLMFVLPMSLAAAVTIRVGYRLGQGSTLDAQTAARTGLAVGVCMAAVTAIFTVMLREDIALLYNDNPEVVHLASQLMLMAAVYQLSDSIQVVGSGILRGYKDTRSIFFITFTAYWVLGLPSGYVLALTDLVVDRMGPAGFWMGFIIGLTSAAILMMLRMRYLQRQPSSVILTRAAR, from the coding sequence GTGCAGAAGTACTTTCTCGAAGCGCGTCAGTTATTAGCACTGGCAATCCCGGTGATCATTGCGCAAATCGCCCAGACTGCGATGGGTTTCGTCGATACCGTGATGGCGGGCGGCTACAGCGCCACCGACATGGCGGCGGTGGCTATTGGTACGTCCATCTGGCTACCCGCGATCCTTTTTGGTCATGGCCTGCTGCTGGCGCTGACGCCGACAGTGGCGCAACTGAACGGCTCCGGCCGCCGCGAACGCATAGCCCATCAGGTGCGCCAGGGTTTCTGGCTGGCGGGTGGCGTGTCGATACTGATCATGATTGTACTGTGGAATGCCGGGCATATTATTCATGCGATGCACAACATCGATCCGGAGCTGGCTGACAAAGCGGTGCGCTATCTGCGCGCCCTGCTGTGGGGTGCGCCGGGCTATCTGTTCTTCCAGGTGGCGCGTAATCAGTGTGAAGGCCTGGCGAAAACCAAACCCGGTATGGTGTTTGGTTTTATCGGCCTGCTGGTCAACATCCCCATCAACTATGTGCTGATTTATGGTCATTTTGGTATGCCAGAGATGGGCGGCGTCGGCTGCGGCGTGGCGACGGCAACGGTGTACTGGATGATGTTCGTCTGCATGGTTTCTTATATTAAACGTGCGCGCTCTATGCGCGACATCCGTAACGATATGCGCTTTGGTAAACCGGATTACCCGGTGCTGCTGCGTCTGGCGCAGCTGGGGCTGCCCATCGCCCTTGCGCTGTTCTTTGAGGTGACGCTGTTCGCCGTGGTGGCGCTGCTGGTATCGCCCCTCGGTATTGTTGATGTCGCCGGACATCAGATCGCGCTGAACTTCAGCTCGCTGATGTTCGTCCTGCCGATGTCACTGGCGGCGGCGGTCACCATTCGTGTGGGCTATCGTCTGGGTCAGGGTTCAACACTGGATGCGCAAACCGCAGCGAGAACCGGGCTGGCGGTGGGCGTCTGCATGGCGGCGGTGACCGCTATTTTCACCGTCATGCTGCGGGAAGATATCGCCCTGCTGTATAACGACAATCCGGAAGTGGTGCATCTGGCCTCGCAACTGATGCTGATGGCAGCGGTGTATCAGCTTTCCGACTCCATCCAGGTGGTCGGCAGCGGCATCCTGCGCGGCTATAAAGATACGCGTTCGATCTTCTTTATTACCTTTACCGCCTACTGGGTGCTCGGGCTGCCGAGCGGTTACGTGCTGGCGCTGACCGATCTGGTGGTGGATCGTATGGGCCCTGCCGGTTTCTGGATGGGCTTTATTATCGGTCTGACGTCAGCGGCCATTCTGATGATGCTGCGGATGCGCTATCTGCAACGCCAGCCGTCAAGCGTGATCCTCACCCGCGCGGCGCGTTGA
- a CDS encoding DeoR/GlpR family DNA-binding transcription regulator → MFDYAEFPEQRQEKIKQLLAQHGKVVCALLAPELNVSEHTIRRDLKELATLGLCKRVYGGAVSVLPPSGNFLNRENVNSEIKEQLARRAVALIKPESCVFFDAGTTNLAIARQLPVGMVLTAVTNSPLIAAELMHHEAVEVIFPGGRINKETGGATGIDTLRHIEKMFFDQCLLGACAFDADEGVTVFEYDDAEFKKCLVTRSSEIIVTLTADKIATLARYQVASCEEITTLVTDDTLSEHNLNALKSKKLDVILAS, encoded by the coding sequence ATGTTTGATTACGCCGAATTCCCCGAACAGCGTCAGGAAAAAATAAAACAACTGTTAGCCCAGCACGGCAAAGTCGTGTGTGCCCTGCTTGCGCCTGAACTTAACGTCTCTGAACACACTATTCGCCGCGATCTCAAAGAACTGGCGACGCTTGGCCTGTGCAAGCGAGTTTATGGCGGCGCGGTCAGCGTCCTTCCCCCGTCCGGCAACTTCCTCAATCGCGAAAACGTCAACAGCGAGATCAAAGAACAGCTCGCCCGGCGGGCTGTGGCGCTGATCAAACCGGAAAGCTGCGTCTTTTTTGACGCCGGAACCACTAATCTTGCTATCGCGCGCCAGCTCCCTGTCGGGATGGTTCTGACCGCCGTCACTAACTCCCCTTTGATTGCTGCTGAACTGATGCATCATGAGGCGGTGGAAGTGATTTTTCCCGGCGGGCGCATCAATAAAGAGACCGGCGGCGCGACGGGTATTGATACCCTGCGCCACATCGAAAAAATGTTTTTCGATCAGTGTCTGCTCGGTGCCTGTGCGTTCGATGCGGATGAAGGCGTGACGGTCTTTGAGTACGACGACGCTGAATTCAAAAAATGCCTGGTGACGCGCAGCAGTGAAATCATCGTCACGCTGACCGCCGATAAAATTGCCACCCTCGCCCGCTATCAGGTCGCCAGCTGCGAAGAGATCACTACGCTGGTGACTGACGACACCCTGAGCGAGCACAATCTTAACGCACTGAAAAGTAAGAAACTGGATGTCATCCTCGCCAGCTGA
- a CDS encoding inositol monophosphatase family protein, with translation MNHALPDVAFLHELADAADKETLPRFRSGLNLHVGSKPKEGFRFDPVTDADREAERVMRAIINERYPSHSIMGEEFGTTGDGPLQWVLDPVDGTRPFLCGLPVWGTLIGLTVEGCGQMGMMGQPFTGERFWADGKQAWRSGPQGSGVMTTRKGLPLNQAILHTTSPEPIARTPDVNFAALHSATLMTRYGGECYAMAMLAAGQIDLCLEYALQPYDIVAFVPIVEQAGGVVTTLSGDRPEAGGRILASGCPRLHDEALKILNS, from the coding sequence ATGAACCATGCCCTGCCTGATGTCGCTTTCCTCCACGAACTGGCCGATGCCGCAGATAAAGAGACGCTGCCGCGTTTTCGCTCAGGTTTAAACCTGCATGTCGGCTCTAAGCCCAAAGAAGGCTTCCGCTTTGATCCGGTGACCGATGCCGATCGCGAAGCCGAGCGCGTGATGCGCGCCATCATCAACGAGCGGTACCCTTCCCATTCCATTATGGGGGAAGAATTTGGCACCACCGGCGACGGTCCGTTGCAGTGGGTGCTGGATCCGGTGGACGGCACGCGTCCGTTCCTGTGCGGCCTGCCGGTCTGGGGTACGCTGATCGGGCTGACGGTGGAAGGTTGCGGGCAGATGGGCATGATGGGTCAGCCATTTACCGGCGAGCGTTTCTGGGCTGATGGTAAACAGGCCTGGCGCAGTGGCCCGCAGGGCAGCGGTGTGATGACCACCCGCAAAGGTCTGCCGCTTAATCAGGCCATTTTGCACACCACCTCGCCTGAGCCGATCGCCCGCACGCCGGACGTTAACTTTGCCGCGCTGCACAGCGCAACCCTGATGACCCGCTACGGCGGCGAGTGCTATGCGATGGCGATGCTGGCTGCCGGTCAGATCGACCTCTGTCTGGAATATGCGCTGCAACCTTATGACATTGTCGCCTTTGTGCCGATTGTCGAACAGGCTGGCGGCGTAGTGACCACGCTGTCAGGAGATCGCCCGGAAGCCGGTGGCCGCATTCTCGCGTCTGGATGCCCGCGCCTGCATGACGAAGCACTGAAAATTCTTAACAGCTGA
- a CDS encoding MFS transporter codes for MSDKNAALILDATDDAARALPGRNEQRATRIVFFMAGFATAAWAALVPFAKYNTGVSDGTLGLLLLCLGGGALVAMPLTGALTARFGCRRVMVVSVLIFCAILPLLAVTHDARLLALALLLFGMGIGTTDCAMNVQAIIVEKAAPRPLMSGFHGFYSVGGIAGAGAMSGMMSLGLSAPAASLVTTLIVVALLLVCVRGFLRYANPQEGPAFAVPHGIVLLLGGICFVVFLAEGAVLDWSAVFLTEYRGLPEARGGLGFACFAATMTLGRLTGDRIVARLGQQRVVFAGALLAATGLLLTVVSASWVLSLAGYALIGLGCANIVPVMFSAIGRQTAMPQVLAVPAVTTLGYMGVLAGPASIGGIAHHSSLTTAFVVVAVAMAGVALVSRLVKV; via the coding sequence ATGAGCGATAAAAACGCAGCCCTGATACTTGACGCCACTGATGACGCCGCACGCGCACTGCCCGGCAGAAACGAACAGCGGGCCACGCGCATTGTCTTCTTTATGGCGGGATTTGCCACGGCGGCCTGGGCGGCGCTGGTGCCCTTTGCCAAGTACAATACTGGCGTCAGCGACGGCACGTTGGGTCTGTTACTGTTATGCCTTGGCGGCGGTGCGCTGGTGGCGATGCCACTCACCGGTGCGCTGACCGCCCGCTTTGGCTGTCGCCGGGTAATGGTGGTCTCGGTGCTGATTTTCTGCGCCATTCTGCCGCTGCTGGCGGTGACCCATGATGCACGCTTGCTGGCACTGGCGCTGCTGCTGTTCGGCATGGGTATCGGCACCACGGATTGCGCAATGAACGTGCAGGCGATCATTGTCGAAAAAGCCGCGCCTCGTCCACTGATGTCCGGTTTTCACGGCTTTTACAGCGTGGGCGGTATTGCCGGTGCCGGGGCGATGAGCGGCATGATGTCACTGGGGCTTTCCGCGCCCGCGGCCAGTCTGGTCACTACGCTTATCGTGGTTGCGCTACTGCTGGTGTGCGTGCGCGGTTTTCTCCGCTATGCCAATCCGCAGGAAGGCCCTGCATTTGCGGTTCCGCACGGTATCGTGCTGCTGCTCGGCGGCATCTGCTTTGTGGTGTTTCTGGCTGAAGGCGCAGTGCTGGACTGGAGCGCCGTGTTCCTGACCGAATACCGAGGGCTGCCGGAAGCGCGCGGCGGGCTGGGTTTTGCCTGTTTTGCGGCGACCATGACGCTGGGCCGTCTGACCGGCGATCGCATCGTCGCCCGCCTCGGGCAGCAGCGTGTGGTATTTGCCGGTGCCCTGCTGGCCGCCACCGGTTTGCTGCTGACGGTCGTGTCCGCGTCGTGGGTGCTGTCACTGGCAGGTTACGCACTGATCGGTCTGGGTTGCGCAAACATTGTGCCGGTGATGTTTTCGGCCATTGGCAGGCAGACCGCCATGCCGCAGGTGCTGGCAGTGCCCGCTGTGACCACGCTGGGCTATATGGGCGTGTTGGCCGGACCGGCAAGCATCGGCGGCATTGCGCATCACAGTAGCCTGACCACCGCTTTTGTGGTAGTCGCTGTGGCGATGGCAGGCGTGGCGCTGGTTTCCCGGCTGGTGAAAGTCTGA
- the ynhH gene encoding protein YnhH has translation MNCNIQLSQRLIPPWADTQAHIPLHAFFDVTYSYDVTSQNFRNTGLTPRRCAPGALFPYPSQLKD, from the coding sequence TTGAACTGTAATATTCAACTATCACAGCGACTCATTCCCCCCTGGGCTGATACACAAGCACATATTCCTCTGCACGCTTTTTTTGATGTCACCTATTCTTATGACGTGACATCGCAAAACTTTCGCAACACCGGTTTGACTCCGCGGCGGTGCGCCCCCGGAGCACTATTTCCATATCCTTCTCAACTTAAAGACTAA
- the pykF gene encoding pyruvate kinase PykF codes for MKKTKIVCTIGPKTESEEMLTKMLDAGMNVMRLNFSHGDYAEHGQRIKNLRNVMSKTGKKAAILLDTKGPEIRTIKLEGGNDVSLKAGQTFTFTTDKTVVGNSEIVAVTYEGFTNDLSVGNTVLVDDGLIGMEVTAIEGNKVICKVLNNGDLGENKGVNLPGVSIALPALAEKDKQDLIFGCEQGVDFVAASFIRKRSDVVEIREHLKAHGGEHIQIISKIENQEGLNNFDEILEASDGIMVARGDLGVEIPVEEVIFAQKMMIEKCIRARKVVITATQMLDSMIKNPRPTRAEAGDVANAILDGTDAVMLSGESAKGKYPLEAVSIMATICERTDRVMTSRLEFNNDSRKLRITEAVCRGAVETAEKLAAPLIVVATQGGKSARAIRKYFPDATILALTTNEVTARQLVLSKGVTAQLVKEISSTDDFYRLGKEVALESGLAQKGEVVVMVSGALVPSGTTNTASVHVL; via the coding sequence ATGAAAAAGACCAAAATTGTTTGTACCATCGGCCCGAAAACCGAATCAGAAGAGATGCTGACCAAAATGCTGGACGCTGGCATGAACGTGATGCGTCTGAACTTCTCCCACGGCGACTATGCAGAACACGGCCAGCGCATCAAAAACTTGCGCAACGTGATGAGCAAAACGGGCAAAAAAGCCGCTATCCTGCTGGATACCAAAGGTCCGGAAATTCGTACCATCAAACTGGAAGGCGGTAACGACGTCTCCCTGAAAGCAGGCCAGACCTTCACCTTCACCACCGACAAAACCGTTGTGGGCAACAGCGAGATCGTTGCTGTGACCTACGAAGGTTTCACCAACGATCTGTCCGTTGGCAACACCGTCCTGGTTGACGATGGCCTGATCGGCATGGAAGTCACCGCCATCGAAGGCAACAAAGTTATCTGTAAAGTGCTGAACAACGGCGACCTGGGTGAAAACAAAGGCGTTAACCTGCCGGGCGTTTCTATCGCGCTGCCGGCACTGGCAGAAAAAGATAAACAAGACCTGATCTTCGGCTGCGAGCAAGGTGTTGATTTCGTTGCTGCCTCCTTCATCCGTAAGCGTTCTGACGTGGTGGAAATCCGTGAGCACCTGAAAGCGCACGGCGGCGAGCACATCCAGATCATCTCCAAAATCGAAAACCAGGAAGGCCTGAACAACTTCGACGAAATCCTCGAAGCGTCTGACGGCATCATGGTTGCGCGTGGCGACCTGGGCGTAGAAATCCCGGTTGAAGAAGTGATCTTCGCGCAGAAGATGATGATCGAAAAATGTATCCGCGCACGTAAAGTGGTGATCACCGCCACCCAGATGCTGGACTCGATGATCAAAAACCCGCGTCCGACCCGTGCGGAAGCAGGCGACGTGGCTAACGCCATCCTCGATGGTACCGATGCGGTCATGCTGTCTGGCGAGTCTGCGAAAGGTAAATACCCGCTGGAAGCGGTATCCATCATGGCGACCATCTGCGAGCGTACTGACCGCGTGATGACCAGCCGTCTGGAGTTCAACAACGACAGCCGCAAACTGCGCATCACCGAAGCCGTTTGCCGTGGCGCGGTAGAAACTGCTGAGAAACTGGCTGCGCCGCTGATCGTCGTGGCGACCCAGGGCGGTAAATCTGCACGTGCTATCCGTAAGTACTTCCCGGATGCCACCATTCTGGCGCTGACCACCAACGAAGTGACTGCCCGTCAGCTGGTGCTGAGCAAAGGCGTTACCGCGCAGCTGGTGAAAGAAATCTCTTCCACTGACGATTTCTATCGCCTCGGTAAAGAAGTGGCGCTGGAAAGCGGCCTGGCGCAGAAAGGCGAAGTTGTGGTTATGGTCTCTGGTGCGCTGGTTCCGAGCGGCACCACCAATACCGCTTCTGTGCACGTCCTGTAA